One Acutalibacter muris DNA window includes the following coding sequences:
- a CDS encoding tyrosine-type recombinase/integrase: MDEKGERKRKSFSGTTKAEVTKKMTDYVAAFNDALQESDESRRTLKESMTHWLQVFKFPSVERTTYDRCECTVEHQIFPLLGEKVVGDITAADLKEVLNHWTVEGYAYTTVKKVYIVLNEYFRYLTQQEILAKNPMNSVPMIKKSNFMAAQNKEDLPTQETVTVFTPEEIEKFKIEAFSKFSNGRPKYQQPAAYSLMLNTGLRTGELLGLLNSDIDLEHKFLEVRQNVKEVCRRDGVEYTPGREVKVGKTKTATSKRRVPLNGAAVEAVRELRQERDFGPTAPLVSDEKGDYTRPVNFRKRYYRILRAAGIEQKGLHSLRHTFGSSLVNGIRQPDGTLMALSPRQVADLLGHSTSQITEMYYVKKDTTRLQGITDGFNF; this comes from the coding sequence ATGGACGAGAAAGGGGAGCGCAAGCGCAAATCGTTCTCCGGTACTACCAAGGCAGAAGTCACCAAGAAGATGACAGACTACGTTGCTGCTTTCAATGATGCCTTGCAGGAGTCGGACGAGTCCCGCAGAACACTCAAGGAGAGCATGACCCACTGGCTCCAGGTGTTCAAATTTCCCTCAGTGGAGCGCACTACTTACGACCGCTGTGAATGTACGGTAGAACACCAGATTTTTCCTTTGCTTGGAGAGAAAGTAGTGGGCGACATCACCGCCGCCGACCTCAAGGAAGTGCTGAACCACTGGACGGTGGAGGGGTATGCTTACACCACCGTAAAGAAAGTTTACATCGTCCTCAACGAGTATTTCCGTTATCTGACCCAGCAGGAAATCCTCGCAAAGAATCCCATGAACAGCGTTCCCATGATAAAGAAATCTAACTTCATGGCGGCGCAAAACAAAGAGGACTTACCCACGCAAGAAACCGTCACGGTGTTCACGCCGGAAGAAATTGAGAAATTCAAAATTGAGGCATTCAGCAAATTCAGCAACGGCAGGCCCAAGTACCAGCAGCCAGCGGCTTACAGCCTCATGTTGAACACAGGACTAAGGACAGGTGAACTGCTGGGCTTGCTCAACAGCGACATCGACCTGGAGCATAAGTTCCTGGAGGTACGCCAGAACGTGAAAGAGGTGTGCAGGAGGGATGGGGTAGAGTACACACCCGGCAGAGAGGTAAAGGTAGGCAAGACAAAAACGGCCACCAGTAAGCGCCGTGTGCCCCTGAATGGGGCCGCAGTCGAGGCGGTAAGGGAGTTACGCCAGGAACGCGACTTCGGCCCCACAGCGCCCCTCGTGAGCGACGAGAAGGGCGACTACACCCGCCCGGTCAACTTCCGCAAGAGGTACTACAGAATTCTCAGGGCAGCGGGGATAGAGCAGAAGGGTCTCCATAGTCTCAGACACACTTTTGGAAGTTCGCTGGTGAACGGCATCCGCCAGCCAGACGGAACCCTCATGGCACTCTCGCCTCGTCAGGTGGCAGACCTCCTGGGCCACAGCACATCACAGATCACCGAGATGTACTACGTCAAAAAAGACACCACCCGGCTGCAAGGAATCACAGACGGGTTCAATTTTTAG
- a CDS encoding Gfo/Idh/MocA family protein, with translation MEKILNIGIVGCGGMGSGHAIALQSGTGNALWKVKTDDVPKFPGALTTDISKHLRLRGIFDIKPERRQWAQERKIPVYESYDAMLADPDIDAVLVATPNHLHKEQSIAAMRAGKHVLCEKPVMITSEDLEEVMQVSRETGRVFYPRQNREWDEDYLIIKKIYDDKLVGNVFNIKSRLTGSRGIPGDWRGIKEYGGGMMLDWGVHLIDRILQMIPEKVIKLFCSCTYITNKECEDGFQLHMTFESGLTVDIEVGTCHFISEPMWCIYGDRGSAVIHNFQLDGKMIRLTSWEDKDAEPIAAGAGLTKTMAPRSVGESVEERPLPRFDFDRNTLYRNFAEVCMGTAKQIVTQEHALRVLRLMEACFRSNESGEAVLFEG, from the coding sequence ATGGAAAAAATATTGAATATTGGAATCGTCGGATGCGGAGGAATGGGAAGCGGGCACGCGATTGCCCTTCAAAGCGGCACCGGCAACGCCCTTTGGAAGGTAAAAACGGACGATGTGCCTAAATTTCCGGGAGCTCTTACTACGGATATTTCAAAACATTTGCGACTGAGAGGCATTTTCGATATAAAGCCCGAGCGCAGGCAGTGGGCGCAAGAGCGCAAAATTCCTGTCTATGAGAGCTATGACGCCATGCTCGCCGACCCGGATATAGACGCTGTTTTGGTAGCCACTCCGAACCATCTTCACAAGGAGCAATCCATCGCGGCAATGCGCGCCGGAAAGCATGTTCTCTGCGAAAAGCCTGTTATGATAACCAGCGAAGACCTGGAAGAGGTCATGCAAGTATCCAGGGAGACGGGCAGGGTGTTCTATCCCAGGCAGAACAGAGAATGGGACGAAGATTATCTTATTATCAAAAAGATATACGACGATAAGCTTGTTGGTAACGTATTTAACATCAAGAGCCGCCTTACAGGCTCCCGGGGCATTCCCGGCGATTGGCGTGGGATAAAAGAGTATGGCGGCGGAATGATGCTGGACTGGGGAGTGCATCTGATTGACCGCATTTTGCAGATGATTCCGGAAAAGGTCATAAAGCTGTTTTGCAGCTGTACCTATATTACTAACAAAGAATGTGAGGACGGCTTTCAGTTGCACATGACATTCGAGAGCGGGCTCACCGTTGATATTGAAGTTGGCACCTGCCACTTTATAAGCGAACCAATGTGGTGCATTTACGGCGACCGGGGCTCCGCAGTAATACATAATTTTCAGCTGGACGGCAAAATGATTCGCCTGACCTCCTGGGAGGACAAGGACGCCGAGCCAATTGCCGCCGGAGCCGGGCTGACAAAGACTATGGCCCCTCGCTCCGTGGGCGAGTCTGTGGAGGAGCGGCCTCTCCCCCGCTTTGACTTTGATAGGAATACTCTCTATAGGAATTTTGCGGAGGTCTGCATGGGTACCGCGAAACAGATCGTGACTCAGGAGCACGCGCTGCGTGTTTTGCGATTGATGGAGGCTTGTTTTCGGTCGAATGAGAGTGGTGAGGCCGTTTTGTTTGAAGGGTAA
- a CDS encoding sugar phosphate isomerase/epimerase family protein: protein MIKVGLILYSVREEMAKDPIATVEKVGELGYKNIEVCNHNAIKDSGCGFNVPAETLKSTFDKFGSKVVSAHIFPMEKANLPEVIEYNQVLGNHNIVCPNGRFTTYDDLMYQCERFNKTGKICKEAGMTYLYHNHYHEFYTINGKTVMDLMMENTDPDYLSLELDTFWVMRAGLNPVEQLKHFGRRVKLLHQKDFAWDSMEPLNMRGLTPEECTMPAEGAGTDGNSFYARTGGHAEPDEAAKKARRIRSTAFTEIGMGIMHIQDIIDAANTYTDAEYIILEQDATRLESQLVSIEKSMVAFKKYTGISWDN from the coding sequence ATGATTAAAGTAGGGTTAATTCTGTATTCTGTACGCGAGGAAATGGCAAAAGACCCCATTGCCACTGTGGAAAAGGTTGGGGAGCTGGGCTACAAAAACATTGAAGTATGCAACCATAACGCAATCAAGGACTCTGGGTGCGGCTTCAATGTTCCCGCCGAGACGCTGAAATCCACCTTTGACAAGTTTGGCTCCAAGGTTGTGAGCGCCCATATTTTCCCCATGGAAAAGGCCAATCTGCCGGAAGTCATTGAATACAACCAGGTGCTGGGCAACCACAATATCGTATGTCCCAATGGGCGGTTTACTACATACGATGACCTGATGTATCAGTGCGAGCGCTTTAATAAGACCGGCAAAATCTGCAAAGAGGCCGGCATGACCTATCTGTACCACAACCACTATCATGAGTTCTATACCATCAACGGAAAAACAGTTATGGATCTGATGATGGAGAATACCGACCCGGATTATCTCTCTCTGGAGCTGGACACCTTCTGGGTAATGCGCGCCGGACTGAATCCTGTGGAGCAGCTCAAGCATTTCGGCAGGCGCGTTAAGCTGCTGCACCAGAAGGATTTCGCCTGGGACAGCATGGAGCCTCTCAACATGCGCGGCCTTACCCCCGAGGAGTGCACCATGCCCGCGGAGGGCGCGGGTACCGACGGCAACAGCTTCTACGCAAGAACCGGCGGCCATGCTGAGCCTGACGAGGCCGCAAAAAAAGCCCGTCGCATCCGCAGCACCGCATTTACGGAAATTGGCATGGGCATTATGCATATTCAGGATATTATTGACGCCGCCAACACGTATACAGACGCCGAGTATATAATTCTTGAGCAGGACGCCACCAGGCTGGAAAGTCAGCTGGTAAGCATTGAGAAGAGCATGGTGGCGTTCAAAAAGTACACTGGAATAAGCTGGGATAATTAA
- a CDS encoding MFS transporter yields the protein MNRTQKTAEPKPKLWNRNFVLAMLVSFIVAMANGMFNPVLPVYAEGFGIGTDLIGAIVAVATFFSMIARAVVGWLSDSKSKKRLVGISLICMMAAYALYLPAKGLWLIAAARIMQGIGHGALITVLSTLAIEYLPPERMGEGIGMYSLASSLAQCVAPVLGTYFAKLSQYRLAFILALVTIVGAFAALQLIKDAPVSLPVNAEEPVDSAQDGNPVMRFLKKFIYKDALLGAMLLLFMGILHSAISNYLAIYGFKQNLTQIGLFFTVNSVVLILFRPVLGRFADKTHPSFLIIPGLILMGLVFVMLGNLTSPWQIYIGGALYGIGFGAVMSMSQMISVKSAPPEKRGVANGTYYVLGDIGLSLGAYVSGLLAKETGYGGMYLVMAGVTALTIVFYLVFSKKQGISFPQNPTK from the coding sequence ATGAACAGAACACAAAAAACGGCAGAGCCCAAGCCTAAGCTCTGGAACCGCAATTTTGTCCTGGCCATGCTGGTCTCATTTATTGTGGCAATGGCAAACGGCATGTTTAACCCAGTGCTGCCGGTCTATGCGGAGGGCTTTGGGATAGGCACCGACCTTATTGGGGCTATTGTCGCGGTGGCGACCTTTTTCTCCATGATTGCACGCGCGGTCGTGGGATGGCTGTCTGACAGCAAAAGCAAGAAAAGGCTTGTGGGCATATCGCTGATATGCATGATGGCGGCATATGCCCTGTATCTGCCCGCTAAAGGCCTTTGGCTGATTGCCGCGGCGCGAATTATGCAGGGCATTGGACACGGCGCGCTTATTACCGTTTTGAGCACTCTTGCCATCGAGTACCTGCCGCCGGAGCGCATGGGCGAGGGCATTGGCATGTACAGTCTCGCAAGCTCTCTCGCCCAGTGTGTTGCGCCTGTGCTGGGGACATATTTTGCGAAACTGTCACAGTATAGGCTCGCCTTTATTTTGGCTCTTGTTACTATTGTGGGTGCTTTTGCGGCTTTACAGCTTATTAAGGACGCGCCGGTCTCCCTGCCTGTTAATGCGGAGGAGCCTGTTGACAGCGCTCAAGACGGGAATCCCGTAATGAGATTCTTGAAAAAATTCATCTATAAAGATGCTCTGCTGGGAGCCATGCTTCTGCTGTTTATGGGAATCCTGCACAGCGCTATTTCAAACTATCTCGCGATTTACGGCTTTAAGCAAAACCTGACACAGATAGGGCTGTTTTTCACTGTAAACTCAGTTGTGCTTATCCTCTTCCGGCCTGTTCTGGGCAGATTTGCGGACAAAACTCACCCCAGCTTTCTCATAATCCCCGGACTGATATTGATGGGCCTGGTTTTTGTTATGCTAGGAAACCTCACGTCTCCTTGGCAGATATATATTGGCGGCGCGCTTTACGGCATAGGCTTTGGCGCTGTCATGTCAATGAGTCAGATGATATCCGTAAAATCTGCGCCGCCGGAAAAAAGGGGCGTGGCAAACGGAACCTATTACGTTTTGGGAGATATAGGACTTTCCCTTGGGGCCTATGTTTCCGGCCTTTTGGCAAAGGAGACTGGCTATGGGGGCATGTACCTTGTTATGGCCGGAGTTACAGCTCTTACTATCGTTTTTTATCTTGTGTTCTCAAAAAAGCAGGGAATTTCATTCCCGCAGAACCCAACAAAATGA